In Streptomyces sp. TLI_146, the genomic stretch GTGTAGTCCGGCACCACCGCCAGGTGGCTGTAGATGACCATGCGCGGGAACCGCCGACTGCTCAGGCGCACCTCCCCGCCGTTCGCGATGACGGTGTCCGCCCACTCCGACTCGCCCGGCCTGGCCCGTGCGGTCACCGGATAGATGGTCCGGATCCCGATGCCCGCCCGCAGGTTCGCCTCCTCCTTGGGCTTGCGCGCCTTGGTCGCGGACTGGGGCCGGTCAAGGGGATGAGCGGTGAGCACTTCGATCTGCTCTTTGGCCTCGGCCTCGCGCAGCAGGCGATTGGCCTCGTCCTTGCTGCTCAGGACACGCAGGCCGCCGACTATGCCGTCGTGCGGGTCGGGCAGCATGTCCAACACCTGACGCAGTTCCCTGAGCCGGCGGGTGAGCGCTTCCAGTTCGTCGAGCCCAGCATCCACCTGTTCCCGATATGCCGTGCCAGCCTCCAAGGCCATCTTGGGCCGCCCCGGCCTGAGTTCATTGGGGACAGTCAGTCCGTACCGCTGCAACTCCGCCAGTTCCGCGCCGAATTCGGCCTCGTCCACCTCCAGCGAGGCGTTGCGGCGCATCGTCAAGTAAAGGTCGTATGCCCGCTGGCTCAGGCGCGCGGACGCTTCACTATTCTCCCGCTTGTCCATGCATGCCTCCTATGCCCGATGTCCGGATGCGGACATACCCGCATCCGGAGCCCTGCTGCGGGTTGATCAGGATTATCAGATACGTCAGCCTCATGGATACGGGGGCTCCGCCGGACGCATGACCGGCGGCGCACACGCGAGGCACCGCGGGGGCGCGGTGCCCGAGGGGAGACATATGAACAGGGTTCGCATCGCTGCGGTGACCGGAATACTCCTGGTCGCCGGTCTGGCGGGCACGGGCGGCAGCCAGCTGGCTGCCGCTGATCCCACGTGGGACTCAACCCGGCCGGTCGTGGCCGCGGACAGCGTGCCCACACCTCCGCCGCCGGCTCCGCTTGATCCCACCTGGGACTGACCGGTCAGGCCAAGGCGCCGCCCCGCACGGGGCGGCGTACGGCTCAAGGCCCCTGTTCACCAACGAAGGGAGATCGCTCGAACCACCAGTCCCCGCGCCCGCCCCGGCTCCGCAATCCCGCCCGCCTGCCGCACGCCAGCTTGCTCAGTTGAGTACTCAGAATGCCTCGCGCCCGGAGACCGCAGTGCCCGACAACGACTCCCGCCCACCGGCGGACGACGCCCCGGTGAAACGATCCGCCGCGCCCGGTGCCGGCGGCCGCTGGGCCGCGCTTCGCGAGCAGTGGTCCATTCAGCGGACCACGTGGGCCATGACCAGGGTCATCCGACGGGACATCGGGCTCCGCCACGTCGCTGACCTCCAAGGCCTGCTCGACGCGGTGGCCGCGAAACTCGGCAAACCGATCACGGTGGTCACCGTCGACCTGCCGCCTGGCGTCTCGGGCTTCAGCGCGCGCGGCCACAACCACTACTACATCGCGGTCGCCCGAACCGTAAGCGAATTCACCCGGATTACCACTACTCTGCACGAACTTGGTCATCTCTGGGTGAATCCTCCCTCTGGCGACGACGCCGGCGGGCCCGTGAACGAGGACATGGTGCGCCAGCTCCTGCCCGGACTCCATCCCGGGCCCGTCCTCAACATCCTTCGCCGCAGCCACTTCGACGACGCGCACGAGCGTGAAGTGGAAGTGTTCGCCACGCTGATCCTGCAACGGCTCCCCCTCGGCGATGACCAGATTCGCAGCGAATCGCTCACCTCGGGACTTGCTCACCGGAGGTCTGGTGTCTGAAAGCATGTCCACGGTGGTGTACCTGTTCATCGCCGTGCTGGTACTCGCCCTGGGGCTGTGGAAGATCACCGCCTTGCTGCGCGACCCCACGCCGGCGCTGGCGCTGATTGCCTCCAACTTCCTTGTCGCGTCGGCTGTCTATGTCATGGCCGCGCCGTTGGTCTACCGCAAAGTCGGCGAAGCCTTCGACCGTCCGTCCTTCGCGACGCTGCCCGTTTACGTCGGGATCCTGGCGTGCTTCGCCCACCTGCACCTTTTGACCCTGGTGTGGGATCCGGACCTGCGCCAGCCCCCGGTCCGCCTCCACCGCACCTTCGCCGCGTGGACCCTCACCTACCTGCTCACGTCGGCCGCCATGACCGTGCTGTTCTGCTCAGCCGACCTGTCAGGGCCCGGTGACGGAGACCCTCTGACCTTCAACACTGACCACGCCGGCGACCCGCTCGTGCTGCTGTTCCTTGCTCTGTTCCTTGCCACTTTGGCCACCGGTTCACTGAGCACCTACCGGCGCTGTCGCAATCTCCAGCCCGACGACCCCCGCATCGAGCACGCTCTGGCCTGGTTCGCGCGTGGCAGCCTGCTGGTAGTCGGGTACGTGCTCTGCAACGCCCCGGCTATCGCCGTCGCGGCCACCGGGTCCCATGCCCTGGACCGCATCGGCGTGCTCGGCTCGACCGCCGGTGCCTCCGGAGCGCTGGTCGCCAGCTACGGTCTGTCGGGGGCCGCGGTCAGCGCCTGGCGACGCGAGCGCCGCGACATCAAGAAATTGCGCCCCCTGTGGAACCTGGTGGTGCGCGATGTCAACGCCTCCCTCGCCTTGAGTGCCCACAGTGCCCGAAGCCACCGGCGTCTGCTGAACCGCCAGTATTTGCTCACGCGCCGGATCATCGAGATCCACGACGGAATGCAGGCACTCGGGCCGTGGATCTCCCCGCTCACCGCCGATGCCCTCGATCGGCTCCAGGCAGCCCGCCTCGAGCAGCTCTCCGAGTCCGAACTCACGGCGGTGGCAACGGCCGCGGCCCTGCGTGACGCGACCGACCTGCTGCGCTCCGCCCGTGCGAAGCAGGCCACCGACGCTCCGGTGCCTCCGCCCGGGGCCGCCCCGCTGCCCGGTCGTCGTACCCGGGCCGTCGACGAGCGCCAGCGACTGCTGCTGGTCTCCGGCGCCCTTGACCACCCGCTGACCAAGGACGTCCTCGCCGAGACCCACGCGCTGCGCAAGGGCGGCATCTCCTCCCCCGGCCACCCCAGTGGGTGACCATTTCTCGCCCCGCCTCACGCCCAGGCTCGTAAGGTGCGCCCATT encodes the following:
- a CDS encoding sigma factor-like helix-turn-helix DNA-binding protein; its protein translation is MDKRENSEASARLSQRAYDLYLTMRRNASLEVDEAEFGAELAELQRYGLTVPNELRPGRPKMALEAGTAYREQVDAGLDELEALTRRLRELRQVLDMLPDPHDGIVGGLRVLSSKDEANRLLREAEAKEQIEVLTAHPLDRPQSATKARKPKEEANLRAGIGIRTIYPVTARARPGESEWADTVIANGGEVRLSSRRFPRMVIYSHLAVVPDYTQLGPNGEPSRDRAIALLHPALVAYARQIFEGEWAEAVPWAVAPLPEPVPEEARVTDIQRSIIKMRLNEWTYDQIARALSINERTARRHIGTLGQILGVKGELATVAAWTRFEMAQERVTLPSDSPPGKPSFNDR
- a CDS encoding MAB_1171c family putative transporter; translated protein: MSTVVYLFIAVLVLALGLWKITALLRDPTPALALIASNFLVASAVYVMAAPLVYRKVGEAFDRPSFATLPVYVGILACFAHLHLLTLVWDPDLRQPPVRLHRTFAAWTLTYLLTSAAMTVLFCSADLSGPGDGDPLTFNTDHAGDPLVLLFLALFLATLATGSLSTYRRCRNLQPDDPRIEHALAWFARGSLLVVGYVLCNAPAIAVAATGSHALDRIGVLGSTAGASGALVASYGLSGAAVSAWRRERRDIKKLRPLWNLVVRDVNASLALSAHSARSHRRLLNRQYLLTRRIIEIHDGMQALGPWISPLTADALDRLQAARLEQLSESELTAVATAAALRDATDLLRSARAKQATDAPVPPPGAAPLPGRRTRAVDERQRLLLVSGALDHPLTKDVLAETHALRKGGISSPGHPSG